CAGCCGGTCGATCCAGAAGGGAAGCACGGGCTCGATCGCCTCGACGGCGAGCACGGGGGTCAGCTTCTTCATCTCGTTCCTCGCAGGTTTCGCGGGATCACTCCACGGAAGCGCGCGCCTCCGCCGTTCGCGCGGGGAAGTCTATTCCCCGCCCCGCTCCCGGTCTTGGAAAAATGCGACGTGGCGCGCGTACGTGGCCGGAGGCACGCCCGCGATCTCGCGGAAGTCGCGGTTCATGTGCGACTGGTCGTACCACCCGCACTCCAGCGCCAGCCGCGAGAGCGAGGGGACGCGACCGCCCCGCAGCCGCTCCAGCGCGGCCTGCACGCGGGCCACGCGGCAGGCGTTCTTGGGCGTGAGCCCCACGCGCTCGAGGTAGATGCGCTCCAGGTGGCGCCGCGTAAGCCCGACCGCCTCGTGCAGCGCCTCGACCCGCACCGCGCCGCCGGAGCGCTCGATCAGCCCGCTCACGTGCGCGATGCGCGGGTCGGGCCGGGGCGCGCCGCCCGCGCGGCCGAGCAGCGCCTCCTCGACCACGCGGATGCGCGCGGCGGGCGGTGTCTCGTGCAGCCGCTCCTCCAGCTCGGGGACGCGCCGCCAGAACTCGCCCAGCGCCACCGCGCGGTCGGTGAGCTCGCCGGCGGGCGCGGGGACGAACGCCGCCGCGCCGCCCGGGCGGAAGCGGACGCCCAGCATGTCGACCACGCCCGCGCTGCGCACCTCCAGCGGCGAGCGCATGGCGCCCACGACGTAGCTGCCGAGCGCGTGCTGCGGAGAATCGGGAGCGAGGAGCGGGTCGCCGAGGTTGAAGATCACGTCCATGCAGCCGTCCGGCAGCACGCGGCTGACGTGCGGCGCA
The Longimicrobium sp. genome window above contains:
- a CDS encoding helix-turn-helix domain-containing protein produces the protein MHPPVYREHAPSPALADVVQCYWTSRTDGALAAPHVSRVLPDGCMDVIFNLGDPLLAPDSPQHALGSYVVGAMRSPLEVRSAGVVDMLGVRFRPGGAAAFVPAPAGELTDRAVALGEFWRRVPELEERLHETPPAARIRVVEEALLGRAGGAPRPDPRIAHVSGLIERSGGAVRVEALHEAVGLTRRHLERIYLERVGLTPKNACRVARVQAALERLRGGRVPSLSRLALECGWYDQSHMNRDFREIAGVPPATYARHVAFFQDRERGGE